One window of the Leptotrichia massiliensis genome contains the following:
- a CDS encoding tetratricopeptide repeat protein → MKKIILILISVLFLVSCSGDIPFSEEEKGALKKAKTEIAEMKKKPTMAEKERILQKGLEVQKKYLRIGVVYFKSVEKDIPIADYYLARNYSARGEKEKALKWARKGSDRGVKEASAFAGQIYANQRDEMNARKYYIKAMDQGDYSEDTLFRVWVYGERKEINSEVVEAFKRNLNKNIEVKNALAFYYQRHDYFDEAEKLYKELVNEKYPNAERLLGELYMWKKDYDKAEEWLLKESEKLFSHSEDNVKRIEEKRARLLRLLAEVYEMKGDYGKAENSLLKAKELAHKELALTSLAKLYEKQGKYNQALKINEELEELEKIEKQKKLNHKRNKKWRVL, encoded by the coding sequence ATGAAAAAGATAATTTTAATTTTGATAAGTGTATTATTTTTAGTGAGCTGTAGTGGGGATATCCCCTTCTCGGAGGAGGAAAAAGGAGCTTTAAAAAAGGCAAAAACGGAAATTGCTGAAATGAAGAAAAAACCGACAATGGCAGAAAAGGAAAGAATTTTGCAAAAGGGACTAGAAGTTCAGAAAAAATATTTACGAATTGGGGTAGTGTATTTTAAAAGTGTGGAAAAGGATATTCCAATAGCAGATTATTATCTAGCAAGAAACTATAGTGCGAGAGGGGAAAAAGAAAAGGCACTCAAATGGGCAAGAAAAGGCTCGGACAGAGGAGTGAAGGAAGCAAGTGCATTTGCAGGACAGATTTATGCTAATCAGAGAGATGAAATGAATGCAAGAAAATATTATATAAAGGCAATGGATCAGGGAGATTATAGTGAAGATACATTGTTTAGAGTGTGGGTATATGGAGAAAGGAAAGAAATTAATAGCGAAGTGGTGGAAGCATTTAAAAGAAATTTAAATAAAAATATTGAGGTAAAAAATGCTTTGGCTTTTTATTATCAGAGGCACGATTACTTTGATGAAGCTGAAAAACTCTACAAGGAGCTTGTTAATGAAAAATATCCGAATGCAGAAAGACTTTTAGGGGAACTTTATATGTGGAAAAAAGATTATGACAAAGCTGAAGAATGGTTATTAAAAGAATCGGAAAAATTATTTTCACATTCAGAAGACAATGTGAAACGGATTGAAGAAAAAAGAGCAAGATTATTGCGTCTGTTAGCAGAAGTTTATGAAATGAAAGGAGATTACGGCAAGGCTGAAAATAGTCTTTTAAAAGCAAAAGAACTTGCACATAAGGAACTTGCATTAACGAGTTTAGCCAAATTATATGAAAAGCAAGGGAAATATAATCAAGCTTTGAAAATAAATGAAGAATTAGAAGAATTGGAAAAAATAGAAAAACAGAAAAAATTAAATCATAAAAGAAATAAAAAATGGAGAGTTTTATGA
- a CDS encoding FAD-dependent oxidoreductase, with protein sequence MKKYDAIIIGFGKGGKTLAGFLAGKGQNVALIEKSDKMYGGTCINIGCIPTKKLVDSTKVLKNKGLSSIEEKEKFYEESINNKNTLIGALRGKNYEMLATKENIDIYDGFGSFASKNVVNIESNGENVQIEGEKIFINTGSTTIIPGIKGLKESNHVYTSTSIMELKELPKKLTILGAGYIGLEFASMYADFGSEVTVIDLAQRLMPREDEEIADRAKAIFEAKGIKFLLESKIEKIVDKNGKGYVQISQGSSKSEIESDAILVAIGRKPNTESLNLEAAGVKTDEKGAVVVDETLKTTADNIWAMGDVKGGLQFTYISLDDFRIIRDNLYNGGNRTVNDRNVIPYSVFINPPLSRVGMTESEAIAKGYEVKTGRLEAMAIPKAKIEGVTDGLLKAVIDAKTDKILGCTLLCNTSHEMINIVAAAMKAEQKYTFLKDMIFTHPTMSEALNDLFGSVK encoded by the coding sequence ATGAAAAAATATGATGCAATAATAATTGGATTTGGAAAAGGTGGAAAAACTTTGGCAGGATTTTTAGCTGGGAAAGGTCAAAATGTGGCTTTGATTGAGAAATCGGACAAGATGTATGGAGGGACTTGTATAAATATTGGGTGTATTCCTACAAAAAAACTTGTTGACAGTACAAAAGTTCTTAAAAATAAAGGATTAAGCAGTATTGAGGAAAAGGAAAAATTTTATGAAGAAAGCATAAATAATAAAAATACATTGATTGGTGCATTACGTGGAAAAAATTATGAAATGCTGGCTACAAAGGAAAATATTGATATTTATGATGGGTTTGGAAGTTTTGCTTCAAAAAATGTTGTTAATATTGAAAGTAATGGGGAAAATGTTCAGATTGAAGGAGAAAAAATATTTATAAATACAGGTTCGACTACAATAATTCCTGGTATAAAAGGGCTTAAAGAAAGTAACCATGTGTATACAAGCACTTCAATTATGGAACTGAAGGAACTTCCTAAAAAATTGACTATTTTGGGAGCAGGGTACATTGGGCTGGAATTTGCTTCGATGTATGCTGATTTTGGATCAGAAGTTACAGTGATTGATTTGGCACAAAGACTTATGCCTAGAGAAGATGAAGAAATTGCTGATAGGGCAAAGGCTATATTTGAGGCAAAAGGAATTAAATTTTTACTAGAATCAAAAATTGAGAAAATTGTTGATAAAAATGGAAAAGGGTATGTGCAAATTTCACAAGGGTCAAGCAAGAGCGAAATTGAATCAGATGCAATTCTTGTGGCAATCGGAAGAAAACCTAATACAGAAAGTCTTAATCTAGAAGCGGCAGGAGTAAAAACTGATGAAAAAGGTGCGGTTGTAGTTGACGAAACATTGAAAACAACAGCTGATAACATTTGGGCAATGGGAGATGTGAAAGGCGGACTTCAATTTACATATATTTCTCTTGACGACTTTAGAATAATAAGAGATAATCTTTACAATGGAGGAAACAGAACGGTAAACGACAGAAATGTAATTCCATACAGCGTATTCATAAATCCACCTTTATCAAGAGTTGGAATGACTGAAAGCGAAGCAATTGCCAAAGGATACGAAGTAAAAACAGGAAGACTTGAAGCAATGGCAATTCCAAAAGCAAAAATAGAAGGTGTAACAGATGGACTACTTAAGGCAGTTATAGATGCAAAAACAGATAAAATACTGGGATGTACTTTATTATGCAACACTTCCCACGAAATGATAAACATTGTTGCAGCAGCCATGAAAGCTGAACAAAAATATACATTCCTAAAAGATATGATATTTACTCACCCTACAATGAGTGAGGCTTTGAATGATTTGTTTGGAAGTGTGAAATAA
- a CDS encoding DUF896 domain-containing protein: protein MEDIIKKVNEFSRLARERELTEEEKKEREKYRKMYIEKFKESVRGHLDSIKVVRVDDDGNPIDDDGNIIEPEA, encoded by the coding sequence ATGGAAGATATTATTAAAAAAGTAAATGAATTTTCGAGGTTAGCACGTGAGAGGGAATTGACGGAAGAAGAGAAGAAAGAGCGTGAAAAATATAGAAAAATGTATATTGAAAAATTTAAGGAAAGTGTGAGGGGACATTTGGATAGCATTAAGGTTGTTAGAGTGGATGACGATGGGAATCCAATTGATGATGACGGAAATATTATTGAGCCTGAAGCTTAA
- a CDS encoding HAD family hydrolase has protein sequence MKYDLVIFDLDGTLMDTSKSITKTVNSAMEELGKKQYSANECVKFVGGGVSGLARNILGKEKYEDVTNEKMEKVIRKYYDIYFDYGVEPYEGIPELLDFLEQNGVKKGIVTNKDHETALSAVDKKLSKWKFDGIFGSNEKEYPNKPNPYNVHKMAQNLNISKEKILFVGDMLVDVNTAKNAGIDIVYCKWGFGEVKGEDGIDEDVKVSSVQEIIERIKGK, from the coding sequence ATGAAATACGATTTAGTTATATTTGATTTGGACGGGACGCTTATGGATACGTCGAAATCTATTACAAAGACTGTAAATTCAGCGATGGAAGAACTTGGGAAAAAGCAATATTCTGCTAATGAATGTGTAAAATTTGTTGGTGGTGGAGTTTCAGGGCTTGCACGGAATATTTTGGGAAAAGAGAAATATGAGGATGTAACGAATGAGAAAATGGAAAAAGTTATAAGAAAATATTATGATATTTACTTTGACTATGGTGTTGAGCCTTATGAAGGAATACCTGAATTGCTTGATTTTCTGGAACAGAATGGTGTGAAAAAAGGTATTGTAACAAACAAGGATCATGAAACAGCTTTATCTGCAGTTGATAAAAAATTATCTAAATGGAAATTTGATGGAATATTTGGTTCAAATGAAAAGGAATATCCAAATAAACCGAATCCGTATAATGTTCACAAAATGGCACAAAACTTAAATATTTCAAAAGAAAAAATATTATTTGTTGGAGATATGCTTGTGGATGTAAATACAGCTAAAAATGCTGGAATTGATATTGTTTACTGTAAATGGGGATTTGGTGAAGTAAAAGGTGAGGATGGAATTGATGAAGATGTAAAGGTGTCTAGCGTTCAGGAAATTATTGAAAGAATAAAAGGTAAATAG
- a CDS encoding DKNYY domain-containing protein, translated as MKKILKRVILLMLLLITVMTCGENSDKNKRIENNIEKQNESENVIEKPKNPYLVEKGKVYFNGEIVKGADITTFGWIEGTWYGKDENNVYFEGEKVGKLEDKPIERINNYLVKSGNALYYFYWKIDNLKNSKMEIIANKEDGAEYYIKDGKNVYFLERNINFPEFDGKLILLRNIDYNTFEVINKKYFRYVKDKTGIYYVANGKADELKGLDKNSFKIIDFVFSADKNRVYYRGIKLEKILSNGFEVVGNVYDVSYYLKDSEKVYFLNEISELSVIEKADSKTFALINDLYSKDKNNIFCDGKILEGADVKSFKVFYDSDVETAKDSKHGYYDCYSVR; from the coding sequence ATGAAAAAAATTTTAAAAAGAGTGATATTGTTGATGTTGTTGTTGATAACTGTAATGACTTGTGGTGAAAATAGTGATAAAAATAAAAGAATAGAAAATAATATTGAAAAGCAAAATGAAAGTGAGAATGTTATTGAAAAACCTAAAAATCCATATTTAGTGGAGAAGGGGAAAGTTTATTTTAATGGCGAAATAGTGAAAGGTGCGGATATTACAACATTTGGATGGATTGAGGGGACTTGGTACGGAAAAGATGAGAATAATGTCTATTTTGAAGGGGAGAAAGTTGGAAAATTAGAAGACAAGCCGATTGAGAGAATAAATAATTATTTGGTAAAGTCAGGAAATGCCCTTTATTATTTTTATTGGAAAATCGATAATTTGAAAAACAGTAAGATGGAAATAATTGCGAATAAGGAAGACGGAGCTGAATATTATATTAAAGATGGGAAAAATGTTTACTTTTTAGAAAGAAATATTAATTTTCCTGAATTTGACGGGAAATTAATTTTACTAAGAAATATTGACTATAATACATTTGAAGTGATTAATAAAAAATATTTTAGATATGTAAAAGACAAAACAGGAATTTATTATGTTGCAAATGGGAAGGCGGATGAATTGAAGGGACTGGATAAAAATAGTTTTAAAATCATTGATTTTGTCTTTTCTGCGGATAAGAATAGGGTGTACTATAGGGGAATTAAGCTGGAAAAGATTTTATCTAATGGATTTGAAGTTGTGGGAAATGTTTATGATGTGAGTTATTATCTGAAAGATAGCGAAAAGGTGTATTTTTTGAATGAAATATCCGAATTAAGTGTTATAGAAAAGGCGGATTCAAAGACTTTTGCATTAATAAACGATTTATATTCAAAAGATAAAAATAATATTTTTTGCGATGGAAAAATTTTGGAAGGAGCTGATGTCAAGAGTTTTAAAGTATTTTATGATTCAGATGTAGAAACAGCGAAAGATAGCAAGCACGGGTATTATGATTGTTATTCTGTGAGATAA
- a CDS encoding DKNYY domain-containing protein — translation MRSTVLRILGLLILIGNAGFSEYIIENGKIYYNEDYHKTLVVKRIDDEKSEKYLTKSPDLKSFKILNENFAKDKDTIYYKEYDILEADINSFEILDEDTGKDKNYIYLYGETVRYENSGEPVDMKKVTFYENSKGKMYYFRNKNDIYVMEGIYAEKVDNVDKRTFEDLGGGFGRDKNWIYSGKMKLRNIDRESFENIGDGYIKDKNGIYRDAEVIFYDSDDSYNISKLENVDKESFENIGEGYSKDKNNIYYNNEKFKNIDVKTFQLIGNGFSKDKNNVYFEKNKIEGAEAKTFQIVDNFFEKDKSNVFYKEYKLKNISPIEFQTLYMSKNANVAYAIFFKNKDGVFKLLIEDPFDLTKNKVVKLNVDKDSVKILSKNYYKDRNNVYCNDKVLKGADVKTFELVGNDKDEAMDEFIDTLENIFDAFSSLEKSNETKKSSITAQDKNHKYEYCRIVK, via the coding sequence ATGAGAAGCACTGTTTTAAGAATATTAGGTTTGTTAATTTTAATAGGAAATGCGGGATTTTCTGAATACATTATTGAAAATGGTAAAATTTATTATAATGAGGATTATCATAAAACTTTGGTTGTAAAGCGGATAGATGATGAAAAAAGTGAAAAATATTTAACAAAAAGTCCCGATTTAAAGAGTTTTAAAATTCTGAATGAGAATTTTGCGAAAGACAAGGATACTATTTATTATAAGGAATATGATATTTTGGAGGCAGATATAAATAGTTTTGAAATATTGGATGAAGATACTGGAAAAGACAAAAATTATATTTATTTATATGGGGAGACTGTACGGTATGAAAATAGTGGCGAACCGGTAGATATGAAAAAAGTTACTTTTTATGAGAATTCTAAGGGTAAAATGTATTATTTTAGAAATAAAAATGACATCTATGTTATGGAAGGAATATATGCAGAAAAAGTTGATAACGTGGATAAAAGGACTTTTGAAGATTTAGGTGGAGGCTTTGGAAGAGATAAAAACTGGATTTATTCTGGAAAAATGAAATTGAGAAATATAGACAGGGAAAGTTTTGAAAATATTGGTGATGGATATATAAAGGATAAGAATGGCATTTATAGAGATGCAGAAGTAATTTTTTATGATAGTGATGATTCCTATAATATTTCAAAGTTGGAAAATGTTGATAAAGAGAGCTTTGAGAATATTGGAGAGGGATATTCAAAAGACAAAAATAACATTTACTACAATAATGAAAAATTTAAGAATATAGATGTAAAAACTTTTCAATTAATAGGTAATGGTTTTTCAAAGGATAAAAATAATGTTTATTTTGAAAAAAATAAAATTGAAGGAGCAGAAGCAAAAACTTTTCAAATAGTGGATAATTTCTTTGAAAAAGATAAAAGCAATGTTTTTTATAAAGAATATAAATTAAAAAATATAAGCCCAATTGAATTTCAGACACTGTATATGAGTAAAAATGCTAATGTTGCGTATGCAATATTTTTTAAAAATAAGGATGGAGTATTTAAGCTGTTAATTGAAGATCCTTTTGATTTGACGAAAAATAAGGTTGTAAAATTGAACGTAGATAAGGATAGTGTAAAAATACTTAGTAAAAATTATTATAAAGATAGAAATAATGTTTATTGTAATGACAAAGTGCTAAAAGGTGCTGATGTAAAAACTTTTGAACTGGTAGGAAATGACAAGGATGAAGCAATGGATGAATTTATAGATACTTTGGAAAATATTTTTGACGCTTTTAGTTCACTAGAAAAAAGCAACGAAACTAAAAAGAGTTCAATTACAGCACAGGATAAAAATCATAAATATGAATATTGTAGAATTGTGAAATAA